From bacterium, the proteins below share one genomic window:
- a CDS encoding DNA topoisomerase I subunit omega (catalyzes the ATP-dependent breakage of single-stranded DNA followed by passage and rejoining, maintains net negative superhelicity) has product GFSVKKTMLLAQRLYEAGMITYMRTDSVNLAPEAIAGVRKMIAETMGPAYVPEKPNYYAAKAGAQEAHEAIRPTHVLTTPEDLHSFERDAVRLYDLIWRQFIACQMKPAEFDATAIIIQAGEYELRARGRVLRFDGWMKILPPVKKEEESEIPDLAKGDVLELKALDPSRHFTKPPARYTEASLVRELEKRGIGRPSTYAPIISTIQERGYVKLVSRRFYAQKIGDVVTDRLVENFSDLLDYGFTAGMEEKLDVVSRGEADWRQILDVFYREFKKQLTLAGSRMRRNEPVSTDLPCPACRRPMNIRVASTGVFLSCSGYDLPVKERCKTTRNLLAGDEVSSASSQNEEEGDVGEICAKRRCARCGSLMDSYLLDQQHKLHICGNSPDCSGWELEQGTFKIKGYDGPALACDLCGAPMQLKSGRFGKYFSCSKYPECKNTRKLLRTGQPAPPKSAPVPMPELKCKKSDAYFLLRDGAAGLFLAAHTFPKSRETANPKVKDLVRHRTELAEKFHYLADAPTVDPEGHDFEIRFKRKEKIQYLVSVLDDGSPAGWTAYYENDRWQMKQEKVRSSALKAPRAFRGRNR; this is encoded by the coding sequence TGGGTTTCAGCGTCAAAAAAACCATGCTGCTGGCGCAGCGTCTGTACGAAGCGGGCATGATCACCTACATGCGCACCGATTCGGTGAACCTGGCGCCGGAGGCGATCGCCGGAGTGCGTAAAATGATCGCCGAGACCATGGGCCCGGCTTATGTTCCGGAAAAACCCAATTACTACGCCGCCAAAGCAGGCGCTCAGGAGGCGCATGAAGCCATCCGTCCCACCCATGTTCTGACCACGCCGGAGGATCTGCACTCGTTCGAGCGCGATGCGGTGCGATTATATGATCTGATCTGGAGGCAGTTCATCGCCTGTCAGATGAAGCCGGCCGAGTTCGATGCCACGGCCATCATCATTCAGGCGGGCGAGTATGAACTGCGCGCCCGCGGCCGCGTATTGCGCTTTGACGGTTGGATGAAAATTCTTCCCCCTGTTAAAAAGGAGGAGGAGAGCGAGATTCCAGACCTGGCGAAGGGCGATGTGCTTGAACTCAAGGCGCTGGATCCCAGCCGCCATTTCACCAAGCCGCCGGCCCGCTACACCGAAGCCTCACTGGTGCGCGAGCTGGAAAAACGGGGAATCGGCCGGCCGTCCACCTATGCGCCCATTATCTCCACGATTCAGGAACGAGGTTATGTGAAACTGGTGAGCCGCCGCTTCTATGCGCAAAAAATCGGTGATGTGGTCACCGACCGGCTGGTGGAGAATTTTTCCGATCTGCTGGATTACGGTTTCACCGCAGGGATGGAGGAAAAGCTCGACGTCGTCTCCCGGGGCGAGGCGGACTGGCGCCAAATCCTGGATGTCTTTTACAGAGAGTTCAAAAAACAGCTGACTCTGGCCGGCAGCCGAATGCGCCGCAACGAGCCGGTGTCGACCGATCTGCCCTGTCCCGCCTGCAGACGGCCCATGAACATCCGCGTGGCCTCCACCGGCGTGTTCCTCAGCTGTTCGGGTTACGATCTACCAGTCAAAGAGAGGTGCAAAACCACGCGCAACCTGCTTGCCGGCGATGAGGTTTCATCCGCAAGCAGTCAAAATGAGGAAGAAGGGGATGTCGGAGAAATTTGCGCCAAGCGCCGTTGTGCGCGCTGCGGCTCTCTGATGGACAGCTATCTACTCGACCAACAGCATAAACTGCACATCTGCGGCAACTCTCCGGATTGCAGCGGATGGGAACTGGAACAGGGTACATTCAAAATAAAAGGGTATGACGGCCCGGCACTGGCTTGCGACCTGTGCGGCGCTCCTATGCAGCTGAAAAGCGGCCGTTTTGGAAAATATTTCAGCTGCAGCAAATATCCAGAGTGCAAAAACACCCGCAAACTGCTGCGCACCGGGCAGCCGGCGCCGCCGAAGTCCGCACCGGTGCCCATGCCCGAATTGAAATGCAAAAAATCCGACGCTTACTTTTTACTGCGCGACGGCGCCGCCGGCCTGTTTCTCGCCGCCCACACGTTTCCCAAATCGCGCGAGACCGCCAATCCCAAAGTCAAAGACCTGGTGCGCCATCGCACCGAACTGGCGGAAAAGTTCCATTATCTGGCCGACGCCCCGACGGTTGATCCGGAGGGACATGATTTTGAAATCCGTTTCAAACGCAAAGAAAAAATCCAGTACCTGGTCAGTGTGCTGGACGACGGCTCCCCCGCCGGCTGGACCGCCTATTATGAAAACGACCGTTGGCAAATGAAACAGGAAAAAGTCAGATCCAGCGCTCTGAAAGCACCGCGCGCCTTCAGAGGCCGGAATCGCTGA
- a CDS encoding CocE/NonD family hydrolase — protein MKKIALLAAGVLCAVFLHTQATCLAADEQEVYSKSEVIVAGADTARLATDLYLPKGTGPFSCILFRTPYNKNGAKGDAERFVKKGYAVVAQDVRGTGKSGAPFYPFRYERADGLATLAWIRRQPWSNGRVGGWGGSYVGFTQWVISDQLNAVTALVTTADMYDAFYPSGLFSLATSLNWGLIMNHPKLKPEQILAAYHRLPLSIVDDSTGAANAFLEDWLQHETNDSYWRSFSFRQPVNTPVLSIGGWYDMFLEAQIKDFVNLGKKRHPDSRLIIGPFAHGQIAIPTDFGDAAKLDRFMDLARAFVDNHVKHPDAVLPYSDSLMSRPFAFFIIHGNRWVLSKQWPPEQSNPVRYYLGPKGTLSTNKPTKAERATFVYDPQNPYPSLGGTFLGMGVGPAWQNSNVERTDQVVFESDTLSAALTLLGPLQAELYVASDAASTDFFACLQDVQPDGKIVNIQEGGQKVQGGKKIRCIRFSLWAAGYQLAAGHKLRLVICSSLFPRYNRNLNNGEPIYSAAHSRIANQTISWGPKHPSHLILPIMP, from the coding sequence ATGAAAAAAATTGCCCTTCTCGCCGCCGGTGTGCTCTGCGCCGTTTTCCTTCACACGCAGGCCACGTGTCTTGCCGCAGATGAGCAAGAGGTCTACAGCAAAAGCGAAGTGATCGTGGCCGGAGCCGATACCGCTCGCCTGGCCACTGACCTCTATCTGCCGAAAGGCACAGGGCCGTTCTCCTGCATCCTCTTTCGCACGCCGTACAATAAAAACGGCGCAAAAGGGGATGCGGAGAGATTTGTTAAAAAGGGGTATGCGGTGGTCGCTCAGGATGTGCGCGGCACCGGCAAATCCGGCGCACCCTTTTATCCATTCCGCTATGAACGGGCCGATGGCCTGGCTACCCTGGCCTGGATTCGCCGGCAACCCTGGAGCAACGGCCGCGTCGGCGGTTGGGGCGGCAGCTATGTCGGCTTCACCCAGTGGGTGATCAGCGATCAGCTGAACGCAGTGACCGCCCTGGTGACCACGGCAGACATGTACGACGCTTTCTATCCGAGCGGACTCTTTTCACTGGCCACCAGCCTGAACTGGGGATTGATCATGAATCATCCTAAACTCAAACCGGAACAGATCCTCGCCGCCTATCACCGCCTGCCCCTGTCGATCGTCGATGATTCCACCGGCGCTGCTAATGCCTTCTTGGAGGACTGGCTGCAGCATGAGACGAACGACTCTTATTGGCGCTCCTTTTCATTTCGCCAACCTGTGAACACACCGGTCTTGTCCATCGGCGGCTGGTATGACATGTTCCTGGAGGCGCAGATTAAAGATTTTGTAAACCTGGGTAAAAAACGGCATCCGGACAGCCGACTGATCATAGGTCCGTTTGCCCATGGACAGATCGCCATTCCCACGGACTTTGGCGATGCCGCCAAATTGGACCGGTTCATGGACCTGGCCCGTGCGTTCGTTGATAACCATGTCAAACACCCGGACGCAGTCCTACCCTACTCTGATTCGCTGATGAGCCGGCCATTTGCATTTTTTATCATTCATGGTAATCGTTGGGTCCTGAGCAAGCAATGGCCGCCGGAACAGTCCAACCCCGTACGCTATTACCTCGGCCCCAAAGGCACGCTCAGCACGAACAAACCCACCAAAGCGGAACGAGCGACCTTTGTCTATGATCCGCAAAACCCCTATCCATCTCTGGGCGGCACGTTTCTCGGCATGGGCGTAGGACCAGCCTGGCAAAACAGCAATGTGGAGCGCACGGATCAAGTGGTCTTTGAGAGCGATACATTGAGTGCAGCGCTGACGCTGCTTGGACCGCTGCAGGCAGAGCTCTATGTCGCCAGCGATGCAGCGAGCACGGATTTCTTCGCCTGTCTGCAGGATGTGCAGCCGGACGGTAAAATCGTCAACATTCAGGAGGGCGGACAAAAAGTTCAGGGGGGCAAAAAAATCCGCTGCATTCGTTTCTCACTCTGGGCAGCCGGTTATCAGCTGGCGGCGGGACACAAACTACGGCTGGTCATTTGCTCCAGTCTGTTTCCGCGATACAATCGGAACTTGAACAACGGAGAGCCCATCTATTCGGCAGCGCACTCACGAATCGCCAATCAGACGATCAGCTGGGGGCCGAAACATCCTTCGCATCTGATCCTGCCGATCATGCCGTAG